From Brassica rapa cultivar Chiifu-401-42 chromosome A06, CAAS_Brap_v3.01, whole genome shotgun sequence:
TTCTCTAAAACGTTGGATGATGTAGACGGCTTTCTTCGTTGAATCACATATCAATCGTTTTCTGTAGCTGATGTTATCTTTGCGAGAGTCTGATTTGAGAATCTTTTGAAAATGTGTAGAGTACAGAACTGTCTCAGGTGTTGCAGGACCTTTGGTCATCCTTGAAAAAGTGAAGGTAGGATCATTGATAACGACAAGCTTTGCCATTGATATATTGAATCCTATCTTTGCTATAACAATGTTTATAATGTACCTGCAGGGTCCAAAGTACCAGGAGATTGTTAATATTCGCCTAGGAGATGGATCTATGAGACGTGGTCAGGTCTTGGAGGTTGATGGGGAGAAAGCTGTTGTCCAGGTTCATGATTCTTCTGTCTTACTCTTAACTTGATTTCTGCATTACACTTAAGCACATGTTGTACAGTTTTGCTTGTCCTGAATAAATTAATTCATCTAATGGTTTTAGGTTTTTGAAGGAACATCCGGAATTGACAACAAATTTACCACCGTGCAATTCACTGGAGAGGTATTTATTTTTAGTCTTGTTCACTTAAAACTAAGAACTGAGAACtgctatagttttttttgttttgacatTTCTGTTCATGGTATGTGTTTTTAGGTTTTGAAGACCCCTGTATCACAGGACATGCTTGGCCGCATTTTTAACGGCTCAGGAAAGCCAATTGATAATGGCCCTCCTATTTTGCCAGAGGCTTACCTTGATATCTCTGGTGAGTGTTTATTTGCATCATTGTGTGATCCCTGAAGCCAacgttttgttgttgttttaaatGGCCGGTGAATAATATTTACAGGAAGTTCAATCAACCCCAGTGAAAGAACCTACCCTGAAGAGATGATTCAAACTGGGATTTCTACCATTGATGTCATGAACTCGATCGCTCGTGGACAGAAGATTCCTCTTTTCTCTGCTGCTGGTCTACCTCATAACGAAATCGCTGCTCAAATTTGTCGTCAGGCTGGTCTTGTTAAGCGGTTGGAAAAGACTGAGAACCTAATTGAGGTAAGCATTTGCTCcatttaccaccactaaagtaATTTTATCTTGTAAGGATCATGCTGAAGTGTAAGTGTATATGTGCACACATTCACTTTCGAACTAATGTATAAGGATTTGAGCATCTCTTCGAATCCGTATGACATGTAATGGTCTATATTTTGTAATACCATTGACTTTTTAAGCATACTTCTGTGACAATCGAGTATCCTACTTTGTAATTTCAGTCTCTTATTGTTTGGTTTTCATTGTGAAACCCTTTAATctcttcccttgtgtttttctAGGATCATGGAGAGGACAATTTTGCAATTGTCTTCGCAGCTATGGGTGTAAACATGGAGACAGCTCAGTTCTTCAAGCgtgattttgaagaaaatggaTCAATGGAAAGGGTTACCCTTTTCCTGAACCTGGTAACTTCTTGTGATTTCTATGCTTCTTACTGTATCTTACATGGTTGATAGTACCATTGTATTATCTCAATGATGAATTTACATTTATTATGCATTCCACTCCAACAGGCCAATGACCCGACCATCGAGAGAATCATCACTCCTCGAATTGCCCTGACAACCGCAGAGTATTTAGCTTATGAATGTGGGAAGCATGTGCTTGTTATATTGACAGACATGAGTTCTTATGCAGATGCTCTTCGTGAGGTTAGTTTTTGTTTCATTTGTCCCATGATTGTAACTTGATTTAGTTTTCACACACCTCAAGAAGcatgtatgttttttttcttttatttttggacAACTGCACACGTATGTTTTCTGAAGTCTACATTGAACATATTTTTATAGGTCTCTGCTGCTAGAGAAGAAGTACCTGGAAGACGTGGATATCCAGGTTATATGTACACAGATCTTGCAACTATTTATGAGCGTGCAGGGCGTATTGAAGGAAGAAAGGGTTCCATCACCCAAATCCCTATCCTGACTATGCCCAATGATGGTAAAAAGTCATTTCATTCTtcgattctcttttttttctgattGAACAAAACTCATAATATCTCTTGTTGTATTACTCAGACATCACTCACCCTACTCCGGATCTTACTGGTTACATTACCGAGGGTCAGATATACATTGACAGGCAGCTTCACAACAGACAGGTGCGATATGCTTCACTCATTATTCGTATCTGTCGTTACTTTTTCTAATAAACATTAAAAGGTTTCTCATGCATCTACGATGatctctgtttctttttgtttttcttccttAAAACAGATATATCCACCCATTAACGTGCTTCCATCACTTTCTCGATTAATGAAGGTAGCCAAGCCATTCCATTATATAACCTTGTTGAAATATAGTATGAACTTATTAACTTAACCAACGTTCAACTCTGCAGAGTGCTATTGGTGAGGGAATGACTCGTCGTGACCATTCTGATGTGTCCAACCAGGTTCGCTATATATAAGATCTTACTCTTATTATCTCTCATGTTCATTTAGAATCATCAAACCTAATTCTCAGTATTCTATATCAATTTTCAGCTCTACGCAAACTATGCAATCGGGAAGGATGTCCAAGCCATGAAAGCTGTCGTTGGAGAAGAGGCTCTTTCTTCTGAGGATCTGGTACCTTTTCTCTACTTAAATCACATTCATGTTCATATCAACACTCACAACGATAATTACTCATAACGATAGCTTCTTGTGTTGTGGTTTTGCAGCTGTACTTAGAGTTCCTGGACAAATTTGAGAGGAAGTTTGTGATGCAAGGAGCATACGATACAAGAAACATTTTCCAGTCACTTGATTTGGCATGGACACTGCTCCGTATCTTCCCACGTGAGCTTCTCCACCGTATTCCTGCCAAAACTCTTGATCAATTCTACAGCCGCGATGCAACAAGCTAAGCCTTTTAAACAATCTCTATATTGCTCCATCCTCGTCTTATTTGGAACTTGAACAAGATTTGCGTGAAAACGAAAACACAAAAACTCAGAGAACCGTGAAATTTGGATTATTCGTTTGTTTTTTCATCTGTGTAATAAAGGTTTGTGTAGTAGGTAAACTACACACGAAAACGCTATTTATAAGCTGTTGAATCatatctttttgttgttgtgtaatAATCTATTCCTTCAGACTTTTATTACATCTATGTGCGATATGTTACATATTTGCTCTGTTCTCTTGATATAACATAAAGAAATGATTGTCTGGCACATGAAGACCTCCAAAAATGAGTCAAATGACACAATTCAAATCACGTATGGTCCAGCAGGCCCTTTGATAATTTGGGTGTATGAATTATAAACAGTTCTTATATAAGAAGATGACACTttttatatgaataatgttaTAACTAATTCACAACGTATGGCTGGTATAGCAGTGAGCAACAATGTCTATTTAAGCCATCCTAATGTAATCTAACAATTCCCTCTCTTTTGGCATTCTCTactgatatatgtatatatgaacCTCTGAATCCCATAGAGCATAGAAAAGCCGTAGCTGCTATGTGCGCAAAGAGTGGGAAGGTTGAAGTGTTAAAGGAAGCCTTGAGAGTGCTTAATGGACATGAAGAAAGATTCTCAGAGCTATTGCAAGAGCTTGAAGAACATCTCTACCTATGTTTCCACACTATTAATATATCAAGAAGATTAGTGTTAGCGCAAACCACAGGACCAAGTTCTTGATTATTTGACTCTGTTGGTTCATCAAAATAAATACTTCTTCATGGTTTTATGAATTAATTAtcataacataataaaaatgtaagaatgtcttttttttggtaacaaatGTAAGAATgtcttttagtgtttttttcttGATGATTCTAGTGAAACAgagtcaaaagaaaaaaaaagtttagagaAAATTTGTTGGttcaaaatataagatattttgatatttttaaaaataaatgtacttttattgaaaattgtttgatttataataattttgtttcgtTATTTATGATTGATTAActctttaaaaatttatattagtacaatataattttcaaaatgtaatttttttttagtttttatatttttcaccAAAACATTTTACATTATCAAACCGAAAGAAAAAGTATATAATAACAAAGCGGGCAGGGTCGCTCCAAGAAAAAAGAACAGACTCAGAGCGCGATCACTGCCAATAATCTTTCGGACAGCGAAATATAGGTCTTTTAAACTGAACCCTGGAAGAATAAGTCTGTCCGAAGGACCAAGAAGAAGGAACAACATTGAGGAAGACTCTTGTAGCACCATCGGTAGTGGTAATGGAGAAAGAGAGATATTGCCCATCGAGATAAGCGTTTGATTGCCAGTTAGCTCCCCAGTTACGAGACATGGCTAACCAACCAGTCTTTGATCCTTTAATGGAGACAGATTTAATGGAGCCAGCTCCTCCAACGTTCGATATATTCACTAGCTCGAAGTAATCTCTTCCGTTTATTCTAAATCTCACTCCTCCTTTCTTGTAACAACTTACCctgtcaaaaccaaaaaaaaaaagggaaaattgttttttttatagcaaaaaaatggtaactatgtccttttatactaatctatactactttatgtcccattagactaatttttttcaaaatgacaGTAATGTCCTTAAAATTATaattctttatttcttttttgttttttttgttcctttttcgtttttttatttttattttttaaaaatcgattttttttttcaaaatataaaagtgaatattcccaaatattttgtttccatatttttaggaactgatttcttatccgtagaatacaactaatatgtagaaatcggtttctacagttttttagaattatagtaatgtttagattttgatttctacatgttttagatttatagtaaatctgtagaagttggtttctacgtgttttagatttatattaatatgtagattttgatttctaaagattttagaacgataggttaagcgtaaaatgtgtattctaaatatttttagaatactcctatttacgtagatcacgtattctaaacattgtagattcaatgaaaaaagtggatttcgttttctacttcgtagaatgtcatttctacttcatttagaacataatatgaaatttataattttaacttttttataactgaaaaaaatatcacaaagttcatataggtattttatcaaaagttactatttttccaaattttttttgtttgtaaaactatttattaaatttattttcaaaaatattaaagggtgttataggaaaatatgacacaaaatatagattaatctaaagggacatagttaccatttttttgttctaaaaaaacagttttcccaaaaaaaaaaacacaagactTTTTCAAAAAGCACCCCAAAAACTTTcaattgtcttttttttaataactttcaACTGTCTTGTTTTAAAATACATACTGTTTTTCAATATTAAAAGCTTCAAAAGTAGAATGTTCAATCCTGATAAACCGACTTTAGCCGATCTAAACCGAAATGAAGCAAATATTAAGGGTATAATTTGTTAACATGACAAAATTAGGGGTTTAATTTTCACGTTAAACAACTAAGGTTTAAAATAATTAGATGGAAAGTTAATGGGTCCTTGTTAATCCAACCTTTGGAAAACGACGGGAACAATCCCACCTCTGTAAATGCCGATCTTTTCCCAAGCGGGTTGTGCCATGTCGAAATGTTTTAGCGGTGGATTGGCCAACCACCGTTGTTGCTCAGTAGAGCGAAGTTTGGTGGGTAGAAGTTGGTTGCTGTAATAACCACAGAAGCTCCTTtcttagggcatctccatccctactccattttttcctctaaaatggagtaaaagtgaatatggagtaaggaatgctccaacccaactccatatctcactccataatgaaatttactccataagtGGAGTaatctcttttttgtttgttcatcactccattatggagtgagaaatggagtagggttggagcaattttactccattttcacttttactccattttgaaggaaaaaatggagtattacattggagatgctcttacacCACCGCGAGTCCGCCGCGTAATCACACGTTATTTTATAGCATTCTCCGCAAGAAGCTCCGTTGTTGAACAGAGCCGTGCTTAAGGCCGCTGTCATTATACCACACCCCGCCGAGTAGAGATCTCCGTACCCACAAGCTCCGCCTGCATAAACAAAAATCATccgttttcattaaaaaaatgataaaccATATGGAAATATATTTAGGGAAATTGCAccctatatacatgaaaaaaaaacaaatacactAAATAACCAAAATCCCTCcctctctcctactttctcttcctatctctctctactctctctcccaaaatctaatttttcatttttttttggttatttggcaaataagcccatatatttatatgtagttTAAATTACCCATGAGAATTCGGtcaaaaaaaaccctcaactttgcacgaattgccaaaagaaacatgaacttttgggctgaccaaaaaaataccaaactttcattgattttagaattaattaacaatgttttcgctgacttgccaatttagcacaccgtcaacaaatttaacagaaatatttgacgtcgaTTATTGTTGTTGATAattgtaactttaattttttgtattttattataattttttaaaaatttggattttttttaaaaaaatgaaaattttggaatttttttgattttttaaagaaaaaatattttaattttaattcaaaattcattttatgaaaattttggaagattttttattttttttagaaaaataaaaatttttttttaaaaagaaaaataaaattgaattttcaatttaatttcaaaattaattttataaaaaaattctttatttttttcaattttttggaatttaaagatcgttttaattttttagaaaattttggaagggtttttattttttaaaaagaaaagtaaaattttatttttaattttaatttctaaattaattttataaaaatcttctttatttttttaatttttttagaattttaaagatcttattaagtttttagagaattttttatatttaatatgtaccaaataaaagtaaacatgttagttaGTACACTAAAAGTGTCAGTAacccagtggtaaaataccttgtcatttgaccaaccaaccttGGTTTGAATCCAGGGatctacatatttttaatttcaaatcttgTAAAACAACGTTGTTTCATCTCTTTTGGAAACGACACGtcaaatatttatgttaaatttgttgacggtGTGCTAAACTGacaagtcagcgaaaacattgttaattaattctaaagtcaatgaaagtttggtattttttttgttagcccaaaagttcatatttgttttggcaatttgtgcaaagttgaggtttttttgACCGAATTCTCAACTACCCATTGTTCCAGAAGCGTCACTCCCTCCATAGAATGTGGTGTGACCATTGGTTAAACCAGAGGGCCTAAACGCATCAACCG
This genomic window contains:
- the LOC103872821 gene encoding V-type proton ATPase subunit B3, whose translation is MVAAGIDMDEGALEIGMEYRTVSGVAGPLVILEKVKGPKYQEIVNIRLGDGSMRRGQVLEVDGEKAVVQVFEGTSGIDNKFTTVQFTGEVLKTPVSQDMLGRIFNGSGKPIDNGPPILPEAYLDISGSSINPSERTYPEEMIQTGISTIDVMNSIARGQKIPLFSAAGLPHNEIAAQICRQAGLVKRLEKTENLIEDHGEDNFAIVFAAMGVNMETAQFFKRDFEENGSMERVTLFLNLANDPTIERIITPRIALTTAEYLAYECGKHVLVILTDMSSYADALREVSAAREEVPGRRGYPGYMYTDLATIYERAGRIEGRKGSITQIPILTMPNDDITHPTPDLTGYITEGQIYIDRQLHNRQIYPPINVLPSLSRLMKSAIGEGMTRRDHSDVSNQLYANYAIGKDVQAMKAVVGEEALSSEDLLYLEFLDKFERKFVMQGAYDTRNIFQSLDLAWTLLRIFPRELLHRIPAKTLDQFYSRDATS